The following are encoded together in the Falsiruegeria litorea R37 genome:
- a CDS encoding D-alanyl-D-alanine carboxypeptidase family protein, which translates to MLSSLRTTAAAFALALAALPAHAFDTKATAAYVLDQSTGTVLLAKNAEEPLPPASMSKLMTLYVAFEALSDGRLTLDERLPVSQHAMNYGGSTMFLNTQDRVRVEDLIRGIIVLSGNDACAVIAEALSPDGSEAGFARYMTQRAKQLGMMNSTFANSNGWPAAGHRMSVQDLAVLANRLISDFPQYYPLFAETEFEFDGRAPSNTRNRNPLLRLGIGADGLKTGHTQEAGYGLVGSAKQADRRVIFVISGLDSTAQRAEEAEAIVNWSFRHFTQKTIAKADTPVAQVQVWMGSQQSVGLVPAEDLSLLLPVLGGKEVQADVVYDGPVNAPIAKGQQLAELVIKPEGLPEMRRPLVAVQDVPLGGFVVRMKTAASLLLKQFTDGPAGAM; encoded by the coding sequence GTGCTGTCGTCGCTCCGCACAACTGCTGCTGCATTTGCTCTGGCACTTGCGGCCCTACCGGCCCATGCCTTCGACACCAAGGCAACGGCGGCTTACGTCCTGGACCAAAGTACAGGCACGGTCCTGCTGGCCAAGAACGCCGAAGAGCCCCTGCCGCCTGCATCGATGTCAAAGCTGATGACGCTTTACGTGGCCTTCGAAGCGCTGAGCGACGGTCGTTTGACGCTGGACGAACGCCTGCCGGTTTCGCAGCACGCGATGAACTATGGCGGCTCGACCATGTTCCTGAACACCCAAGACCGGGTTCGGGTCGAGGATCTGATCCGTGGCATCATTGTGCTCAGCGGAAATGACGCCTGCGCGGTGATCGCCGAAGCGCTCAGCCCCGATGGATCCGAAGCCGGGTTTGCCCGCTACATGACGCAACGGGCCAAGCAGTTGGGCATGATGAACTCGACCTTTGCCAATTCCAACGGCTGGCCCGCGGCAGGCCACCGGATGTCGGTGCAGGACCTGGCTGTTCTGGCCAATCGTCTGATCTCGGATTTCCCGCAGTATTACCCGCTCTTTGCCGAAACCGAATTTGAATTCGATGGCCGCGCACCGTCGAACACCCGCAATCGCAACCCCCTGTTGCGTCTGGGGATCGGGGCGGATGGCTTGAAGACAGGACATACGCAAGAGGCGGGTTATGGTCTTGTGGGTTCGGCCAAACAAGCAGACCGCCGCGTGATCTTTGTCATCTCTGGCCTCGACAGCACCGCGCAGCGCGCAGAGGAGGCGGAAGCCATCGTTAACTGGTCGTTTCGCCACTTTACCCAAAAGACCATCGCCAAAGCCGATACCCCCGTCGCCCAAGTCCAAGTCTGGATGGGAAGCCAACAATCGGTAGGCTTGGTGCCAGCCGAGGATCTGAGCCTGCTGTTGCCGGTTCTGGGCGGCAAAGAGGTTCAGGCGGATGTGGTCTATGATGGTCCTGTCAATGCTCCGATTGCCAAGGGTCAACAGTTGGCCGAATTGGTGATCAAACCCGAGGGTCTACCCGAAATGCGCCGCCCGCTCGTGGCCGTGCAGGACGTGCCCCTTGGCGGTTTCGTGGTGCGAATGAAAACGGCGGCGAGCCTGCTGCTCAAACAATTCACCGACGGTCCTGCGGGGGCGATGTGA
- a CDS encoding MBL fold metallo-hydrolase, whose product MTNELRFTILGCGSSGGVPRLGGHWGDCDPTNPRNVRRRCSMLVEREGPEGTTTVLIDTTPDMRGQLLDAGTGRLDGVVYTHSHADHVHGIDDLRMIVYNMRARVPVWADGDTQNALLSRFGYAFIQPEGSPYPPILDLKTIDGAFEIDGPGGPITFRPFKVGHGSIDSLGFRIGGLAYLPDVAEIYDDAWAELEGLDCWILDALRRTPHPTHVHLERALEWIEKMAPKRGVLTNMHIDLDYAEVEAETPDHITPAYDGMVIRYPL is encoded by the coding sequence ATGACAAACGAGCTGCGCTTCACCATCCTGGGCTGCGGCTCGTCCGGCGGCGTGCCGCGTCTTGGCGGCCATTGGGGCGATTGTGACCCCACCAACCCGCGCAACGTGCGCCGCCGCTGCTCGATGCTGGTGGAACGCGAAGGGCCTGAGGGCACGACAACCGTGCTGATCGACACCACACCAGACATGCGCGGCCAGCTTCTGGATGCGGGCACCGGGCGCCTGGATGGCGTGGTATACACCCATTCGCATGCCGATCACGTGCATGGCATCGACGATCTGCGCATGATCGTCTACAACATGCGCGCCCGCGTTCCGGTCTGGGCCGATGGAGACACACAGAACGCACTGCTGTCGCGTTTTGGCTATGCCTTTATCCAACCCGAAGGTTCGCCCTATCCGCCCATCCTGGATCTGAAAACCATCGACGGTGCGTTTGAAATCGACGGCCCCGGCGGCCCGATCACCTTCCGCCCGTTCAAGGTGGGTCATGGCTCGATCGACAGTCTGGGGTTTCGCATTGGTGGCCTGGCTTATCTGCCGGATGTGGCCGAGATCTATGATGATGCCTGGGCCGAGCTGGAGGGCTTGGACTGCTGGATCCTCGACGCCCTGCGCCGCACACCGCATCCGACCCATGTGCATCTGGAACGTGCACTGGAATGGATCGAAAAGATGGCACCGAAACGCGGCGTGCTGACCAACATGCATATCGACCTGGACTATGCAGAAGTCGAGGCCGAGACACCCGACCACATCACCCCGGCCTATGACGGGATGGTGATCCGCTACCCGCTGTAA
- a CDS encoding TatD family hydrolase — protein MSDHQITPEITDSHCHLDFPDFEGQLDTIIANAAAAGVTRMVTICTRLRNEPSVRAIAEAHAPVFYAAGTHPMSAAEEPMATVDELVALSAHPKFVGIGETGLDYHYTAESAEVQKQSLRIHIEAAQRTGLPLIIHARAADDDMARILAEEHRNAPYACVMHCFSSSPELARAALDLGFYLSMSGIATFPKSQEVRDIFAAAPVDRVLVETDAPYLAPPPHRGKRNEPAYTAHTARKGAEVFGMDYPDFAAQTQANFDRLFVKAASHRAAA, from the coding sequence ATGAGCGACCACCAGATCACACCGGAAATCACCGATAGCCACTGCCACCTCGACTTTCCCGATTTCGAGGGGCAACTGGATACGATCATCGCAAACGCGGCTGCGGCTGGCGTCACCCGCATGGTGACCATCTGTACCCGCCTGCGCAACGAGCCATCGGTACGTGCCATTGCCGAAGCACACGCGCCGGTGTTCTATGCCGCCGGCACCCACCCGATGAGCGCCGCCGAAGAGCCCATGGCCACCGTGGACGAGCTGGTGGCCCTGTCGGCACATCCGAAATTCGTGGGCATCGGCGAAACCGGTCTCGACTATCACTACACGGCTGAAAGCGCCGAGGTACAGAAACAGAGCCTGCGCATTCATATCGAGGCCGCGCAGCGCACCGGCCTGCCGCTGATCATCCACGCCCGCGCCGCCGATGACGACATGGCCCGCATTCTGGCCGAAGAACACCGCAACGCGCCCTACGCTTGTGTGATGCACTGTTTCTCGTCCTCGCCCGAATTGGCGCGTGCTGCACTGGATCTGGGCTTCTACCTTTCGATGTCCGGCATCGCCACCTTCCCTAAAAGCCAGGAGGTACGCGACATCTTTGCTGCCGCCCCGGTGGACCGCGTATTGGTGGAAACCGACGCGCCCTATCTGGCCCCCCCACCCCATCGCGGCAAACGCAATGAGCCAGCCTATACCGCCCATACGGCGCGCAAAGGAGCCGAGGTGTTTGGCATGGACTATCCCGATTTCGCGGCGCAGACGCAGGCCAATTTCGACCGGTTGTTTGTCAAAGCCGCAAGCCACAGGGCCGCCGCATGA
- a CDS encoding DNA polymerase III subunit delta' — protein sequence MSDDLPSPDQAPGAPHPRETAQLFGQDAAQVAFLDAFNSDRLHHGWLLTGPQGVGKATLAWRIARFLLATPPADDGGLFGAPPPPTSLDIDPDHPVAHRILAGAEPGLASITRSANDRGTMRAEIVVDDVRKLGRFFGLSATDGGRRVVIVDSADEMNTSAANALLKMLEEPPARTTLLLISHQPSRLLPTIRSRCRTLRLSPLDAGDMQAALAQTGTEPPANPDHLAALAAGSVGAALRLINLGGLQIYSELIGILGTMPRLDRSRALKLAEAAAQRGAAEKFELLLNLIDISLARLAHTGATGQAPEPQAAPGEAEVLLKLASDPHRGRKWAEIAATITARARHGQAVNLDPAALVLDTVFKMQETASWGS from the coding sequence ATGAGCGACGACCTCCCCTCTCCGGATCAGGCACCCGGTGCGCCCCACCCGCGTGAAACCGCCCAGCTGTTTGGCCAGGACGCGGCGCAGGTGGCATTTCTGGATGCTTTCAACTCGGACCGTCTGCACCACGGCTGGCTGCTGACCGGCCCGCAAGGTGTCGGCAAGGCAACCCTCGCCTGGCGCATCGCGCGGTTCCTGCTGGCGACGCCCCCTGCCGATGACGGTGGACTGTTTGGCGCCCCTCCCCCGCCCACCTCGCTGGACATTGACCCGGATCACCCGGTGGCACATCGTATTCTGGCTGGCGCGGAACCGGGGCTGGCCTCGATTACCCGCTCGGCCAATGATCGCGGCACCATGCGGGCCGAAATCGTGGTGGACGACGTCCGCAAGCTGGGCCGCTTCTTTGGCTTGTCCGCTACTGACGGCGGGCGTCGTGTGGTCATCGTCGACAGTGCCGACGAGATGAATACCAGTGCGGCCAACGCCTTGCTCAAAATGCTCGAAGAGCCGCCCGCACGCACCACATTGTTACTGATCTCGCACCAGCCCTCGCGCCTCTTGCCCACAATCCGCTCGCGCTGCCGCACCCTGCGACTGTCGCCGCTGGATGCGGGCGACATGCAGGCCGCCCTTGCGCAAACCGGGACCGAGCCGCCCGCCAACCCCGATCATTTGGCCGCATTGGCCGCGGGATCTGTTGGCGCAGCACTCAGGCTGATCAATTTGGGTGGGTTGCAGATCTATTCCGAACTGATCGGCATTCTGGGCACCATGCCCCGTTTGGATCGCTCCCGCGCCCTGAAACTGGCCGAGGCTGCGGCACAACGTGGGGCGGCCGAGAAGTTCGAGTTGTTGCTCAACCTCATCGACATCTCATTGGCCCGTTTGGCGCACACTGGGGCCACCGGCCAAGCGCCAGAACCGCAAGCCGCACCGGGAGAGGCAGAGGTGCTCCTGAAACTCGCCTCGGACCCGCATCGGGGCCGCAAATGGGCGGAAATTGCCGCAACGATCACGGCCCGCGCGCGACATGGTCAGGCGGTGAACCTTGACCCCGCTGCACTTGTCCTAGATACGGTTTTCAAGATGCAGGAAACCGCCAGTTGGGGCTCATGA
- a CDS encoding AEC family transporter: MFQSLIDVILPVFLVIGAGYTVTRAGFFNQSHIDGLMRFTQSFAIPCLLFRAIASLDLQASFDPRLLASFYTGAALCFIAGMAGARLIFKRDWEDAVVIGFCCLFSNSVLLGLPITERAYGADNLTGNYAIIAFHSPFCYGVGITVMEVIRNRGNGGTKMVGSVLSAMFKNVLILGIALGFIANLTGLVMPQVVDDALDLVIRAALPGALFALGGVLVQYRPEGDMRTILFVCCISLMVHPTLVWLFGKTLALPQDLFRSAVLNASMAPGFNAYIFANMYGRAKRVAASSVLMATGASVLTVWLWLTVLS, from the coding sequence ATGTTCCAAAGCCTGATCGACGTCATCCTGCCGGTATTCCTGGTTATCGGGGCGGGTTACACGGTCACCCGTGCCGGGTTCTTCAACCAAAGCCACATCGACGGGCTGATGCGGTTCACGCAAAGCTTTGCGATCCCGTGCCTATTGTTTCGCGCCATCGCCTCGCTAGACCTGCAGGCCAGCTTTGATCCGCGCCTGCTGGCCAGTTTCTACACCGGGGCCGCGCTCTGTTTCATTGCGGGCATGGCCGGGGCGCGTCTGATCTTCAAACGCGACTGGGAAGATGCGGTCGTCATCGGCTTTTGCTGCCTGTTTTCAAACTCGGTCCTGCTGGGTCTGCCGATCACAGAGCGCGCCTATGGTGCCGACAACCTGACTGGCAACTATGCCATCATCGCCTTTCATTCGCCCTTTTGCTACGGCGTCGGCATTACAGTGATGGAGGTGATCCGCAATCGCGGCAACGGCGGGACCAAGATGGTGGGATCGGTCCTGTCGGCCATGTTCAAGAACGTGCTGATCCTTGGCATCGCCTTGGGGTTCATCGCCAACCTGACAGGGCTGGTAATGCCGCAAGTGGTGGATGACGCGCTGGATCTGGTGATCCGCGCCGCCCTGCCCGGCGCGCTCTTTGCGCTTGGCGGCGTGCTGGTGCAATACCGGCCCGAAGGCGACATGCGCACCATCCTTTTTGTTTGCTGCATTTCGCTGATGGTCCATCCAACGCTGGTCTGGCTCTTTGGCAAGACGCTGGCTCTACCGCAGGATCTGTTCCGCTCTGCGGTGCTCAATGCGTCGATGGCGCCGGGGTTCAACGCCTATATCTTTGCCAACATGTACGGGCGTGCAAAGCGGGTCGCAGCGTCGTCGGTGCTGATGGCGACCGGAGCATCCGTGCTGACAGTTTGGCTATGGCTGACCGTACTCAGCTAG
- a CDS encoding HupE/UreJ family protein translates to MKPLLAAVMVVWGWVGMVQAHALDPGYLQMQHLEGEAWQVFWRKPTVQGKPMEIDAVLPSNCSPRRSERDPQFDGAAWVSQWLTLCPAGLAGHPIVIEGLEATQTDVLVRLTGPDGQVLSKRLTADETGFTVPAEMTGWDVFASYVALGFDHILEGFDHLLFVFALLVLIRDPWRLVGAVTAFTVAHSITLALATLDVIRVPSPPVEAVIALSIVLLAVEILRRRQGGDQLTERYPWLLSFGFGLLHGLGFAGALSEIGLPQGEIPLALLAFNIGVEAGQLAFVAVILLAFAALRWLAPRTAVVLRDPASHGTLVMGYAIGGVATFWLAERVAGF, encoded by the coding sequence ATGAAACCGCTGTTGGCTGCTGTCATGGTTGTATGGGGATGGGTCGGTATGGTTCAGGCTCATGCGTTGGATCCAGGCTATCTGCAAATGCAACATCTAGAGGGCGAGGCTTGGCAGGTATTTTGGCGCAAGCCGACCGTTCAGGGAAAGCCAATGGAGATTGATGCGGTGCTGCCGTCCAATTGTTCGCCAAGGCGATCAGAACGGGACCCACAGTTTGACGGCGCCGCCTGGGTGTCTCAATGGCTGACGCTTTGCCCTGCGGGACTGGCCGGACATCCGATCGTGATTGAAGGGCTTGAAGCGACGCAGACGGATGTGCTGGTTCGTCTAACTGGGCCGGATGGGCAGGTTCTGTCCAAACGGCTTACAGCAGATGAGACGGGATTTACCGTGCCTGCCGAGATGACGGGGTGGGATGTTTTTGCCAGCTATGTTGCCTTGGGGTTTGACCATATTCTGGAAGGGTTTGATCACCTGCTTTTTGTTTTTGCGTTGCTTGTCTTGATCCGCGATCCTTGGCGGCTGGTTGGGGCTGTCACGGCCTTTACCGTGGCCCACTCGATTACGCTGGCATTGGCAACCCTGGATGTGATCCGGGTGCCTTCTCCGCCGGTTGAGGCGGTGATCGCACTGTCCATCGTGTTGTTGGCGGTCGAAATTTTGCGACGTAGACAGGGCGGGGATCAATTGACGGAACGGTATCCTTGGCTCTTGTCCTTTGGGTTCGGCTTGTTGCACGGGTTGGGGTTTGCAGGGGCGCTGTCCGAGATTGGCTTGCCGCAGGGGGAAATTCCGCTGGCGCTGTTGGCCTTCAACATTGGGGTTGAGGCGGGACAACTTGCTTTTGTCGCGGTCATCCTGCTGGCGTTTGCTGCGCTGCGTTGGCTGGCGCCAAGGACTGCTGTGGTTTTGCGGGACCCTGCTTCGCACGGAACGCTGGTGATGGGCTACGCCATTGGCGGCGTGGCCACCTTTTGGTTGGCCGAGCGGGTGGCTGGGTTCTGA
- the tmk gene encoding dTMP kinase, producing MTTPKGLFLTFEGIDGSGKSTQARRLADHLQAQGRDVVLTREPGGSPGAEEIRRLVLEGDPDRWSAETEILLFTAARRDHLERTILPALEAGKVVICDRFADSTRMYQGLSRGDLRALVDQLHGLMIGREPDLTILVDMDPETGLSRAKGRQGTEERFEDFGPELQRKMRAGFLALADEFTDRFHVIDGNRDMDTVARDIAGVVEQALV from the coding sequence GTGACAACACCCAAAGGTCTGTTCCTGACGTTCGAGGGCATCGACGGATCGGGAAAATCCACCCAAGCGCGGCGTTTGGCCGACCACCTGCAGGCTCAGGGGCGTGACGTTGTGCTGACCCGCGAACCCGGCGGTTCGCCTGGGGCCGAGGAAATCCGCCGTCTGGTTCTGGAAGGCGATCCCGATCGCTGGTCCGCCGAGACCGAGATCCTCCTCTTCACCGCCGCACGCCGCGACCATCTGGAGCGTACAATCCTGCCTGCGCTGGAAGCGGGTAAAGTCGTGATTTGCGACCGATTTGCTGACAGCACCCGCATGTATCAGGGCCTGTCACGTGGCGACCTGCGCGCGTTGGTCGATCAGCTACACGGGCTGATGATCGGACGCGAGCCGGACCTGACGATCCTGGTGGACATGGACCCCGAAACCGGCCTCAGCCGCGCCAAGGGCCGCCAGGGCACCGAAGAACGCTTCGAAGACTTCGGGCCCGAGCTGCAGCGCAAGATGCGCGCCGGTTTTCTGGCGCTGGCGGATGAATTCACGGACCGCTTTCACGTAATCGACGGCAACCGGGACATGGACACCGTGGCGCGCGATATTGCGGGCGTTGTGGAACAGGCTCTGGTATAG